A segment of the Streptomyces sp. XD-27 genome:
GCACGATCGGGATCCTCTCGGTGGCATCGGCTGCGGCCAGACTAGCCGCCCCCACCGCCCCATTTCGGGTTATCCACAGGCCCGTCCGGGAGCCGGGGCCGGGGCGGTGCGAAGCGCCGATCTCAGTCCCACGAACCCCGCGCCGGCGGCAGCGACGCGATCTCCGCGAAGTCCTCGTCCGTCAGGCGAAGTTCCGCGGCCGCGCAGTTCTCCACCGCCCACCGCTCCCGCTTGGCGCCCGGCACCGGCACCACGTGCCGGCCCTGCGCCAGCAGCCACGCCAGCGCCACCTGCGCCGCCGTCGTACCCGGGCCGTGCCGCCGGGCGACCCGCCGCAGCCCGGCCACGATCGGCTGGTTCGCGGCCATCATCTCGGCCGTGAACCGGGGGTGCCGGGCCCGTACGTCGTCGGGCTCGAAGCCCTGACCCGGCGTCAGCGTGCCGCTGAGGAAGCCGTTGCCCAGCGGCATCGCGGCCAGGAACCCCACCCCGCGCGCAGCGCACCACGGCACCAGCGCCGCCAGCGCCTCCGGCGACCACACCGACAGCTCCGCCTGCACGCAGCTGACCGGGAACACCTGTTGCACCCGCTCCAGTTGACGGAGCGTCCCATCGTGCATCCCGGCACCGGACCGGCGGTCCGCGTGCATCCCGGCACCCGGCCGGCTGTCCCCCTGCGTCCCGGCACCAGGCCGGCCGTCCGGCGCCCCCGACCTGCCCTGGACGCGCTTCGCCCGCTGGTCCGCCTCGCGCTGGGCCCGTGCGCCCACCGCGCACAGCCCCAGGGCCCGTACCTTCCCGGCGGCGACCAGCTCGGCCATCGCGCCCCAGGTCTCCTCGATCGGCACCTCGGGGTCGGCCCGGTGCAGTTGGTACAGGTCGATCACGTCCGTCTGCAGCCGACGCAGCGAGGCGTCGCAGGCCCGTTTCACGTACCCGGGCCGCCCGTTGGCCACGATGTGGCTCTCGCCCACCAGCAGGCCGCACTTGGTGGACACGAAGGCGTCCTCGCGCCGCTCCTTGAGGACCCGGCCCACCAGCAGCTCGTTCAGATACGGCCCGTACATGTCGGCGGTGTCGAGCAGGCTCGCCCCCTGGTCGAGCGCGGCGTGCACGGCGCGTACCGAGCCCTCGCCGCTGCGCTGGGACGCGGTGTACGCCCAGCTCATGGGCATGCACCCGAGGCCGATCGCCCCCACTTCCAGTGCCGCCGCACCGATCGTCCTGCGCTCCACCTGCTGTGACCCTCCCCGTTCCTCGGCCCCCAAACTAACGTCTGCCTCCCGCGCGCATTCGCTTAGCCTCCACGTATGAGCGCAGATCACAGCGATGTCCCCAACTCCCCGCCACTGGCGTGGCTGCCCATCCCGCCGGAGGAGATCGACGGCCTGCCCGACGGCCTGGAGTACGCGCACTGGGACGGCGGCCCCGACTTCCCCACCGATCCGGCGCGCTGCGCGTTCTACTGCGTGCCATACATGAAGGGCGTGGAGGTCTCGGTGCGCCCGCTGCCCGCCATGACCGGGCTACGTGTCATCCAGACCCTCACCGCGGGCATCGACCACGTGGAGCCGGCCCTCGCCTCGCTGCCGCCGGGGGTGCGGCTGTGCAACGCCGCCGGGGTCCACGACGCGTCCACCGCCGAACTCGCCCTCACCCTCACCCTCGCCGCCCTGCGCGACATCCCCGGCTTCGTCCGCGCACAGGACGCCCAGGAGTGGGCTCCGACCATCCGTCCGGCCCTCGCCGACAAGTCCGTACTCATCGTGGGGTACGGTGCGATCGGGAGTGCGATCGAAGACCGGCTCATGCCCTTCGAGTGTGAGCGGGTGGTGCGCGTCGCGCGCTCCGGACGTGCCACTGAGCGCGGCCCCGTGCACCCGGTCGATGAAATCCCGCGGCTGCTGCCCGAGGCGGATGTGGTGATCGTGTGCACGCCGCTCACCGAGGCCACGCGTGGCCTGGTCAACGCGGGTTTCCTGGCGCGGATGAAGGACGGCGCGCTGCTGGTGAATGTCGCCCGTGGGCAGGTTGTGACCACTGAGGCTCTGGTGGCGGAGCTGCGAAGCGGCCGGCTGCGCGCCGCGCTGGACGTCACCGACCCCGAACCCCTGCCCCCGGGCCATCCGCTGTGGCACGCTCCTGGAGTGCTCATCACCCCGCATGTGGGAGGTCCCTCGTCGGCCTTCCTGCCGCGCGCCAAGCGGCTGTTGCGCGCCCAGTTGCACCGGTTCGCGGCGGGTGAGCCGCTGGGTCACGTGGTCGCCGTCACCGGCTGACCGGGGGCCCGGACGGGCTCCACATGCCGCTGGCACCACGCACAGGCACCGAATGTATGCGGTCCGTGTCCATCCGGCTCTCCGTGCTTACGCTACGTACATGGCCTATGTCCCTGAGTGACCGACTGGTGTATCGTCCCGAGCGGGGGCTGCGCCAGTGTCCGAACGGCGGCAGCGAAGGACCAGAACGTGAGGGGGGCGACGGGCGATGTACAGCCGATGGATCAACGACCCGACGCGACTCAGGTGTCGAGGGCGGCTATCCCACCCCCTCGCGCGACGTACGGCACACCGGTCGCGGCGTGCCATACGGCCCGGCACCCGCCGTGCGGCGCGGCGGACGGCAGTCCGATGAGCACCACAGGGGCGGTCCTGGCCCGGCCGTCGGTGACCTCCCGCGGCGGTGGCGGGCTGCTGCGGCAGGTCGTGCTCGCCCTGGTGTGCGGCGGCTACGCGACCGGCGCCGTGCTCGGCTGGGGATCGCCGCGCGTCGCCGTCATCATGGGCGACTTCGGGCTGAGCGCCGCCGCCTTCACCGCCGCCGCGTCCTGCTTCTGGTTCGGCTGGACGCGCTCCGGCCGGTTCCGCCCCGCCTGGATGCTGTTCGCCGTCTCCTCCGCCATGGCGGGGCTGGGCAACGCCGTCTGGGGGTGGTACGAGGTCGTGCTCGGCCGGTCCGTCCCCACCCTCTCGGTCGCGGACTTCTGCTTCCTGCTCTTCGCGCCGCCCGCCATCGTCGGACTGCTGGTCCTGGCCAAGCGCCCGGTCACCAAGGCCGGCTGGATCTGCCTCGCCCTGGACGCGTGGCTGATCGCCGGATCCCTGCTGACCCTCTCCTGGAGTCTCGCCCTCGCGCACAGCGCGCAACTCAGCGGCGAGGGCGCCAGCGTGGCGCGCGC
Coding sequences within it:
- a CDS encoding aldo/keto reductase yields the protein MERRTIGAAALEVGAIGLGCMPMSWAYTASQRSGEGSVRAVHAALDQGASLLDTADMYGPYLNELLVGRVLKERREDAFVSTKCGLLVGESHIVANGRPGYVKRACDASLRRLQTDVIDLYQLHRADPEVPIEETWGAMAELVAAGKVRALGLCAVGARAQREADQRAKRVQGRSGAPDGRPGAGTQGDSRPGAGMHADRRSGAGMHDGTLRQLERVQQVFPVSCVQAELSVWSPEALAALVPWCAARGVGFLAAMPLGNGFLSGTLTPGQGFEPDDVRARHPRFTAEMMAANQPIVAGLRRVARRHGPGTTAAQVALAWLLAQGRHVVPVPGAKRERWAVENCAAAELRLTDEDFAEIASLPPARGSWD
- a CDS encoding 2-hydroxyacid dehydrogenase, translating into MSADHSDVPNSPPLAWLPIPPEEIDGLPDGLEYAHWDGGPDFPTDPARCAFYCVPYMKGVEVSVRPLPAMTGLRVIQTLTAGIDHVEPALASLPPGVRLCNAAGVHDASTAELALTLTLAALRDIPGFVRAQDAQEWAPTIRPALADKSVLIVGYGAIGSAIEDRLMPFECERVVRVARSGRATERGPVHPVDEIPRLLPEADVVIVCTPLTEATRGLVNAGFLARMKDGALLVNVARGQVVTTEALVAELRSGRLRAALDVTDPEPLPPGHPLWHAPGVLITPHVGGPSSAFLPRAKRLLRAQLHRFAAGEPLGHVVAVTG